A window of Pantoea agglomerans contains these coding sequences:
- the topA gene encoding type I DNA topoisomerase, translated as MGKALVIVESPAKAKTINKYLGSDYVVKSSVGHIRDLPTSGSTAKKSADGAGDKKAKKVKKDEKAALVSRMGVDPYHGWKADYQILPGKEKVVSELKALAQNADHIYLATDLDREGEAIAWHLREVIGGDDKRFSRVVFNEITKNAIRQAFETPGELNIDRVNAQQARRFMDRVVGYMVSPLLWKKIARGLSAGRVQSVAVRLVVEREREIKAFVPEEYWELNADLHTAKGDLLAMSVTHQNDSPFRPVNGEQTQAAVALLENARYEVVDREDKPTSSKPGAPFITSTLQQAASTRLGFGVKKTMMMAQRLYEAGHITYMRTDSTNLSQDALAMARGYIDKNFGKKYLPETANTYASKDNSQEAHEAIRPSDVNVVAEKLKDMEADAQKLYQLIWRQFVACQMMPAQYDSTTLTVAAGDFRLKAKGRTLRFDGWTRVMPALRKNDEDRTLPHVAKGETLDLQQLMPSQHFTKPPARFSEASLVRELEKRGIGRPSTYAAIISTIQDRGYVRVENRRFYAEKMGEIVTDRLEENFRDLMNYDFTATMEDSLDRVANNQAEWKGVLDNFFSDFTQQLDKAEKDPEEGGMQPNQMVLTSIDCPACGRKMGIRTASTGVFLGCSGYALPPKERCKQTINLIPENEVLNVLEGDDAETNALRARRRCQKCGTAMDSYLIDPQRKLHVCGNNPECDGYEIEQGEFRIKGYDGPVVECEKCGSEMHLKMGRFGKYMACTNDDCKNTRKILRNGEVAPPKEDPVPLPELPCEKSDAYFVLRDGAAGVFLAANTFPKSRETRAPLVEELQRFKDRLPEKLRYLADAPATDADGNKTMVRFSRKTKQQYVASEKEGKATGWSAFYIDGKWQEAKK; from the coding sequence ATGGGTAAAGCACTCGTCATCGTTGAGTCCCCGGCAAAGGCCAAAACAATCAATAAATACCTCGGTAGTGACTACGTGGTGAAATCCAGCGTCGGTCATATCCGTGATTTGCCGACCAGTGGTTCAACCGCGAAAAAGAGTGCTGACGGGGCCGGCGACAAAAAAGCGAAAAAAGTTAAAAAAGATGAAAAGGCTGCGCTGGTCAGCCGCATGGGCGTCGACCCGTATCACGGCTGGAAGGCGGATTATCAAATCCTGCCCGGCAAGGAAAAAGTCGTCTCTGAACTGAAAGCGCTGGCGCAGAATGCCGACCACATCTATCTCGCAACCGACCTTGACCGCGAAGGGGAAGCCATCGCCTGGCACCTGCGGGAAGTGATCGGCGGCGACGACAAGCGCTTCAGCCGCGTGGTGTTTAACGAAATCACCAAAAATGCGATTCGTCAGGCGTTCGAAACGCCGGGCGAACTTAATATCGACCGCGTCAACGCCCAGCAGGCGCGCCGCTTTATGGACCGCGTCGTCGGCTATATGGTTTCGCCGCTGCTGTGGAAGAAAATCGCCCGCGGTCTCTCCGCCGGCCGCGTGCAGTCCGTCGCGGTGCGTCTGGTGGTTGAGCGCGAGCGCGAGATCAAAGCGTTCGTGCCGGAAGAGTACTGGGAGCTGAACGCCGATCTGCATACGGCGAAAGGCGATCTGCTGGCGATGTCCGTCACGCACCAGAACGACAGCCCGTTCCGTCCGGTCAACGGCGAACAGACGCAGGCCGCCGTCGCGCTGCTGGAAAATGCGCGCTATGAAGTCGTGGATCGCGAAGATAAACCGACCAGCAGCAAGCCTGGCGCGCCGTTTATTACCTCGACGCTGCAGCAGGCGGCAAGTACGCGACTCGGCTTCGGCGTGAAGAAAACCATGATGATGGCGCAGCGCCTGTATGAAGCGGGCCACATCACCTACATGCGTACCGACTCCACCAACCTGAGCCAGGATGCGCTGGCGATGGCGCGCGGCTATATCGACAAAAACTTCGGCAAAAAGTATCTGCCGGAGACGGCGAACACCTACGCCAGCAAAGATAACTCGCAGGAAGCGCACGAAGCGATCCGTCCTTCTGACGTCAACGTAGTGGCGGAAAAGCTCAAGGATATGGAAGCGGACGCGCAGAAGCTCTATCAGCTGATCTGGCGTCAGTTCGTCGCCTGTCAGATGATGCCGGCGCAGTACGACTCTACCACGCTTACCGTTGCCGCCGGCGACTTCAGGCTGAAGGCAAAAGGGCGCACGCTGCGCTTTGACGGCTGGACCCGCGTAATGCCAGCGCTGCGCAAAAATGATGAAGACCGCACGCTGCCGCACGTAGCCAAAGGCGAGACGCTGGATCTGCAGCAGCTGATGCCAAGCCAGCACTTTACCAAGCCGCCGGCGCGCTTCAGCGAAGCTTCTCTGGTGCGCGAGCTGGAAAAGCGCGGCATTGGCCGTCCGTCTACCTACGCCGCTATTATCTCGACCATTCAGGACCGCGGCTACGTGCGCGTTGAGAACCGCCGTTTCTACGCCGAGAAGATGGGCGAGATCGTCACCGATCGCCTGGAAGAGAACTTCCGCGATCTGATGAACTACGACTTTACCGCCACCATGGAAGACAGCCTCGACCGCGTCGCCAATAACCAGGCGGAGTGGAAAGGGGTGCTGGATAACTTCTTTAGCGACTTTACGCAGCAGCTGGACAAAGCTGAGAAGGATCCGGAAGAGGGCGGCATGCAGCCGAACCAGATGGTGCTTACCTCTATCGACTGTCCTGCCTGCGGACGCAAGATGGGCATCCGCACCGCCAGCACCGGCGTATTCCTCGGCTGTTCGGGCTATGCGCTGCCGCCGAAAGAGCGCTGCAAGCAGACCATCAACCTGATCCCGGAAAACGAAGTGCTGAACGTGCTGGAAGGCGACGACGCCGAAACCAATGCGTTGCGCGCGCGCCGCCGCTGCCAGAAGTGCGGCACGGCGATGGACAGCTACCTGATCGATCCGCAGCGCAAGCTGCACGTCTGCGGTAACAACCCGGAGTGTGACGGTTATGAGATCGAGCAGGGCGAATTCCGCATCAAAGGCTACGACGGCCCGGTGGTGGAGTGTGAGAAGTGCGGGTCGGAAATGCACCTGAAGATGGGGCGTTTCGGTAAGTATATGGCCTGCACCAACGACGACTGTAAGAACACGCGTAAAATCCTGCGTAACGGTGAGGTCGCGCCGCCGAAAGAAGATCCGGTGCCGCTGCCAGAACTGCCGTGTGAGAAATCGGACGCCTATTTCGTGCTGCGTGACGGGGCGGCCGGCGTCTTCCTCGCCGCCAACACCTTCCCGAAATCGCGCGAAACCCGCGCGCCGCTGGTGGAAGAGCTGCAGCGCTTTAAAGATCGTCTGCCCGAGAAGCTGCGTTACCTGGCTGATGCGCCGGCGACCGATGCTGACGGCAATAAGACCATGGTGCGCTTTAGCCGCAAAACGAAACAGCAGTATGTCGCCTCTGAAAAAGAGGGGAAAGCGACGGGCTGGTCTGCGTTTTACATCGACGGCAAGTGGCAGGAAGCGAAAAAGTAA
- the cysB gene encoding HTH-type transcriptional regulator CysB encodes MKLQQLRYIVEVVNHNLNVSSTAEGLYTSQPGISKQVRMLEDELGVQIFARSGKHLTQVTPAGEEIIRIAREVLSKVDAIKSVAGEHTWPDKGSLYVATTHTQARYALPGVIKGFIERYPRVSLHMHQGSPTQIAEAVSKGNADFAIATEALHLYDDLIMLPCYHWNRAIVVTPDHPLAGKGQVSIEELAEYPLVTYTFGFTGRSELDTAFNRAGLTPRIVFTATDADVIKTYVRLGLGVGVIASMAVDPIADPDLVRIEAAEIFTNSTTKIGFRRSTFLRSYMYDFIQRFAPHLTRDVVDAAVALRSNEDIEAMFKDIKLPFK; translated from the coding sequence ATGAAATTGCAGCAGTTGCGCTATATCGTCGAAGTGGTTAATCACAACCTGAACGTCTCTTCGACAGCAGAAGGGCTTTACACTTCTCAGCCGGGCATCAGTAAGCAGGTGCGCATGCTGGAGGATGAACTGGGCGTGCAGATCTTTGCGCGCAGCGGCAAACATTTAACCCAGGTCACGCCAGCGGGCGAAGAGATCATTCGCATCGCCCGCGAGGTCCTGTCCAAAGTCGATGCGATAAAGTCGGTGGCGGGTGAGCATACCTGGCCGGATAAAGGCTCGCTCTACGTGGCGACCACCCATACTCAGGCGCGTTACGCTTTGCCTGGCGTAATCAAGGGCTTTATCGAGCGCTATCCGCGCGTCTCGCTGCATATGCATCAGGGGTCGCCAACGCAAATCGCCGAGGCGGTCTCTAAAGGCAACGCCGATTTCGCTATCGCCACCGAAGCGCTGCATCTCTATGACGATTTAATCATGCTGCCGTGCTACCACTGGAATCGCGCTATCGTGGTGACGCCCGATCATCCGCTAGCGGGCAAGGGCCAGGTCTCAATCGAAGAGCTGGCGGAATATCCGCTGGTGACCTACACCTTCGGCTTTACCGGGCGCTCAGAGCTGGACACCGCCTTCAACCGCGCAGGACTGACGCCGCGAATCGTTTTCACCGCCACCGACGCAGACGTCATCAAAACCTATGTGCGCTTAGGGCTGGGCGTGGGCGTCATCGCCAGCATGGCGGTCGATCCCATCGCCGATCCTGACCTGGTGCGCATCGAAGCGGCGGAGATTTTTACCAACAGCACCACCAAAATCGGCTTCCGGCGCAGCACCTTTTTGCGTAGCTATATGTATGATTTTATTCAGCGCTTTGCGCCGCACCTGACGCGCGACGTGGTGGATGCGGCGGTGGCGCTACGCTCTAACGAAGATATCGAGGCGATGTTTAAAGACATCAAACTGCCGTTTAAGTAA
- a CDS encoding YmiA family putative membrane protein has protein sequence MDTRLTVQPDFRAKSTKVERSGNIRRKAWLTVIAASALFWVVVALMIWRIWG, from the coding sequence ATGGATACGAGACTGACTGTACAACCGGACTTCCGGGCAAAAAGCACCAAGGTTGAGCGTTCTGGTAACATCCGTCGCAAAGCCTGGTTAACCGTAATAGCTGCTTCTGCGCTGTTCTGGGTGGTTGTAGCATTGATGATCTGGCGTATATGGGGCTAA
- the acnA gene encoding aconitate hydratase AcnA — translation MSDTLRQQSQDTLQVDKQQYHIFSLPRAAQHLGNIDRLPKSLKVLLENLLRWQDGDSVTEEDIQALVGWQQNAHADREIAYRPARVLMQDFTGVPAVVDLAAMREAVKRLGGDVAKVNPLSPVDLVIDHSVTVDRFGDDSAFEENVELEMARNHERYVFLRWGQKAFNKFRVVPPGTGICHQVNLEYLGKSVWHEQIDGKQFAWPDTLVGTDSHTTMINALGVLGWGVGGIEAEAAMLGQPVSMLIPDVVGFKLTGKLRPGITATDLVLTVTQMLRKHGVVGKFVEFYGDGLADLPLADRATIANMAPEYGATCGFFPIDDVTLGYLTLTGRDAEQVALVEAYAKTQGLWRNPGDEPIFTSSLALDMESVESSIAGPKRPQDRVSLGDVPAAFNASNELEVNHTQPAHKTVTYTDSRTGLSHEIEDGAVVISAITSCTNTSNPSVLMAAGLLAKKAVERGLKRQPWVKASLAPGSKVVSDYLAVAQLTPYLDKLGFNLVGYGCTTCIGNSGPLPDEIEAAIKQGDLTVGAVLSGNRNFEGRIHPLVKTNWLASPPLVVAYALAGNMKINLQTDPLGQDAQGKDVYLKDIWPSPEEIATAVQQVTSDMFHKEYAEVFYGTKEWQQIKVSEAATYAWDEGSTYIRLSPFFDDMEREPKPVEDIKGARVLAMLGDSVTTDHISPAGSIKADSPAGRYLQSHGVDSADFNSYGSRRGNHEVMMRGTFANIRIRNEMVPGVEGGYTRHIPSGEQLAIYDAAMKYQQEGTPLAVIAGKEYGSGSSRDWAAKGPRLQGVRVVIAESFERIHRSNLIGMGILPLEFAPGVTRKTLQLTGEELFDIENLSQLQPGCKVQVTMTRPDGTQETLETRCRIDTGNELTYYRNDGILHYVIRNMLN, via the coding sequence ATGTCGGACACCCTACGCCAGCAGAGTCAGGACACGCTGCAGGTCGACAAACAGCAGTATCATATTTTCAGTCTGCCCCGCGCCGCCCAACACCTCGGTAACATCGACCGCCTTCCCAAATCGTTAAAAGTGCTGCTGGAGAATCTCCTGCGCTGGCAGGATGGCGATTCCGTTACGGAAGAAGATATTCAGGCGCTGGTTGGCTGGCAGCAAAATGCCCATGCCGATCGAGAAATCGCCTATCGCCCTGCGCGCGTGCTGATGCAGGACTTTACCGGCGTGCCGGCGGTGGTGGATCTGGCTGCGATGCGCGAGGCGGTGAAGCGCCTCGGCGGCGATGTGGCAAAAGTTAATCCGCTCTCGCCGGTGGATCTGGTTATCGACCACTCCGTTACCGTGGACCGCTTCGGCGACGACAGCGCCTTTGAAGAGAATGTCGAGCTGGAGATGGCGCGCAACCACGAGCGCTATGTTTTTTTACGCTGGGGCCAGAAAGCCTTTAATAAATTCCGCGTCGTGCCGCCGGGCACCGGTATCTGTCACCAGGTGAACCTGGAGTATCTGGGCAAGTCGGTCTGGCATGAGCAGATCGACGGCAAACAGTTCGCCTGGCCGGACACCCTGGTTGGCACCGACTCCCATACCACCATGATTAACGCGCTCGGCGTGCTGGGCTGGGGCGTCGGCGGCATCGAGGCGGAAGCGGCCATGCTCGGCCAGCCGGTCTCTATGCTGATCCCGGACGTGGTTGGCTTTAAGCTGACCGGCAAGCTGCGCCCAGGAATTACCGCTACCGATTTAGTGCTGACCGTGACCCAGATGCTGCGCAAGCATGGGGTGGTTGGCAAATTCGTCGAGTTTTACGGCGACGGGCTGGCGGATCTGCCGCTGGCCGATCGCGCCACTATTGCCAATATGGCACCGGAATATGGCGCGACCTGCGGATTCTTCCCGATTGACGACGTGACGCTGGGCTACCTGACGCTGACCGGGCGCGATGCCGAACAGGTCGCCCTGGTGGAAGCCTACGCGAAGACGCAGGGCCTGTGGCGCAACCCGGGCGACGAGCCGATCTTCACCAGCTCGCTGGCGCTGGATATGGAGAGCGTGGAATCGAGCATCGCCGGACCGAAACGCCCGCAGGATCGCGTCTCCCTCGGCGACGTGCCCGCCGCGTTCAACGCCAGCAACGAGCTGGAGGTGAATCATACTCAGCCAGCCCATAAAACCGTCACCTATACCGACAGCCGCACCGGCCTCAGCCATGAGATTGAAGATGGCGCCGTGGTGATCAGCGCCATTACCTCCTGCACCAACACCTCTAACCCGAGCGTGCTGATGGCGGCGGGGCTGCTGGCGAAAAAAGCAGTGGAGCGCGGTCTGAAGCGTCAGCCCTGGGTGAAAGCTTCGCTGGCACCCGGTTCAAAAGTGGTCTCCGACTATCTGGCGGTGGCGCAGCTAACGCCCTACCTCGACAAGCTCGGCTTTAACCTGGTGGGCTACGGCTGTACTACCTGCATCGGTAACTCCGGGCCGCTGCCCGACGAAATTGAAGCCGCAATTAAACAGGGCGATTTGACCGTCGGCGCGGTGCTCTCCGGCAACCGCAACTTTGAAGGCCGTATCCATCCGCTGGTGAAAACCAACTGGCTGGCGTCGCCGCCGCTGGTGGTCGCCTATGCGCTGGCGGGCAATATGAAGATCAATCTGCAGACCGACCCGCTGGGTCAGGATGCGCAGGGCAAGGATGTTTACCTGAAGGATATCTGGCCGTCGCCGGAAGAGATCGCCACCGCGGTGCAGCAGGTAACCAGCGATATGTTCCATAAAGAGTACGCCGAGGTGTTCTACGGCACTAAAGAGTGGCAGCAGATCAAAGTGAGTGAAGCGGCCACCTACGCGTGGGACGAAGGCTCTACCTATATTCGCCTGTCGCCCTTCTTTGACGATATGGAACGGGAGCCGAAACCGGTCGAGGATATCAAAGGGGCGCGCGTGCTGGCGATGCTGGGCGACTCCGTAACCACCGACCATATCTCTCCCGCCGGCAGCATCAAGGCTGATAGCCCGGCGGGACGCTATCTGCAGTCCCACGGCGTCGACAGCGCCGACTTTAACTCCTATGGCTCACGACGCGGCAACCATGAAGTTATGATGCGCGGCACCTTCGCCAATATTCGTATTCGTAACGAGATGGTGCCGGGAGTGGAAGGCGGCTATACCCGTCATATTCCGAGCGGCGAGCAGCTGGCCATTTACGACGCGGCGATGAAGTATCAACAAGAGGGAACGCCGCTGGCGGTGATTGCCGGTAAAGAGTATGGCTCAGGTTCAAGCCGCGACTGGGCGGCGAAAGGGCCGCGCCTGCAGGGCGTACGCGTGGTGATCGCCGAATCGTTCGAGCGAATTCACCGCTCTAACCTGATCGGTATGGGTATTCTGCCGCTGGAGTTCGCCCCTGGCGTAACGCGTAAAACGCTGCAGCTGACTGGCGAAGAGCTGTTCGACATCGAAAATCTGTCGCAGCTCCAGCCGGGTTGCAAGGTGCAGGTGACGATGACGCGCCCGGATGGTACGCAGGAGACGCTGGAGACGCGCTGCCGCATCGATACCGGCAACGAGCTAACCTATTACCGTAACGATGGCATTTTGCACTATGTGATCCGCAATATGCTCAACTAA
- the ribA gene encoding GTP cyclohydrolase II yields the protein MQLKRVAEAKLPTPWGDFLMVGFEELATGHDHVALVFGDISDNTPVLARVHSECLTGDALFSLRCDCGFQLEAALNAIAEEGRGVLLYHRQEGRNIGLLNKIRAYALQDKGYDTVEANHQLGFAADERDFTLCADMFKLLGVNEVRLLTNNPRKVEILSEAGINIVERVPLIVGRNPKNAHYLDTKAEKMGHLLSKPE from the coding sequence ATGCAGCTTAAACGGGTGGCAGAAGCCAAACTGCCCACGCCCTGGGGCGATTTCCTCATGGTCGGTTTTGAAGAACTGGCAACCGGTCACGATCACGTCGCGCTGGTATTTGGCGACATCAGCGATAACACGCCCGTGCTGGCACGCGTTCATTCGGAATGCCTGACCGGCGACGCGCTGTTCAGCTTACGCTGCGATTGTGGTTTTCAACTGGAAGCGGCGCTGAACGCCATTGCCGAAGAGGGCCGCGGCGTACTGCTCTATCACCGCCAGGAAGGACGTAATATCGGCCTGCTGAATAAGATCCGCGCCTATGCGCTGCAGGATAAAGGCTATGACACCGTTGAGGCCAACCACCAGCTCGGCTTTGCCGCCGACGAGCGCGACTTCACGCTGTGTGCCGATATGTTCAAGCTGCTGGGGGTAAACGAGGTGCGTTTGCTGACTAACAATCCGCGTAAGGTAGAGATCCTCAGCGAAGCGGGCATCAATATCGTCGAGCGCGTGCCGCTGATCGTCGGTCGCAACCCAAAGAACGCGCACTATCTGGATACCAAAGCGGAAAAGATGGGCCATCTGCTGTCAAAACCGGAATAA
- the pgpB gene encoding phosphatidylglycerophosphatase B produces MLQILRRTTAGMLLLMIIPLVVWATGWRWQPGESDALLRVLYWMTETVTRPWGTLTSLLLSLWVLWCLRFRLKPALLLLLIMNATILTGQYSKSYIKDQVQEPRPYVVWLEHNHGLDAREFYSMTRKERGQRVDQLLASDQMLPGWLKRHWAFETGFAFPSGHTMFAASWALLALSLLWPRRRYITIAAIGVWAGAVMASRLLLGMHWPGDLAVAVAFSWLLVTFATWLAQRFCGPLTLPPEERKEVAQRENGL; encoded by the coding sequence ATGCTGCAGATTTTGCGTCGCACTACGGCAGGCATGCTGCTGCTGATGATCATTCCGCTCGTGGTCTGGGCGACCGGCTGGCGCTGGCAGCCGGGCGAAAGCGATGCGCTGCTGCGCGTCCTCTACTGGATGACCGAAACCGTCACGCGCCCCTGGGGCACGCTGACCAGTCTGCTGCTCAGCCTGTGGGTGCTCTGGTGTCTGCGCTTTCGCCTTAAGCCCGCGCTGCTGCTGCTGCTAATCATGAACGCGACGATTCTCACCGGGCAATACAGCAAGTCCTATATCAAAGATCAGGTTCAGGAGCCGCGTCCTTATGTGGTCTGGCTGGAGCATAACCACGGTCTGGACGCGCGCGAGTTCTACAGCATGACGCGCAAAGAGCGCGGCCAGCGCGTCGATCAGCTGCTCGCCAGCGACCAGATGCTGCCGGGCTGGCTAAAGCGCCACTGGGCATTTGAAACCGGCTTCGCCTTTCCTTCCGGCCATACGATGTTTGCCGCCAGCTGGGCGCTGCTGGCGCTGAGCCTGCTCTGGCCGCGTCGCCGCTATATCACCATCGCGGCGATTGGCGTCTGGGCCGGTGCGGTGATGGCCAGCCGTCTGCTGCTCGGCATGCACTGGCCGGGCGATCTGGCGGTGGCGGTGGCCTTCTCCTGGCTGCTGGTCACCTTCGCCACCTGGCTGGCGCAGCGCTTTTGCGGCCCGCTCACGCTACCGCCGGAAGAGCGAAAGGAAGTGGCGCAGAGGGAAAACGGATTGTAA
- a CDS encoding LapA family protein, translated as MKYLLIFLVVLVIFIISVTLGAHNDQVITFNYLLAQGEFRISTLLASLFGAGFVLGWAICGLFWLRVRVSLAHAQRKIKRMQTQLDKSAPPAAASTAVTGRE; from the coding sequence GTGAAATATTTGCTGATTTTCTTAGTGGTATTGGTCATTTTTATCATTTCCGTCACCTTAGGCGCGCATAACGACCAGGTCATCACCTTTAACTATCTGCTGGCGCAGGGCGAATTCCGTATCTCTACGCTGCTGGCTTCGCTGTTCGGCGCGGGGTTTGTGCTGGGCTGGGCCATCTGCGGTCTCTTCTGGCTGCGCGTTCGCGTTTCCCTGGCGCATGCGCAGCGCAAAATCAAACGTATGCAGACCCAGCTGGATAAAAGCGCGCCGCCTGCTGCCGCATCGACTGCCGTCACGGGTCGGGAATAG
- the lapB gene encoding lipopolysaccharide assembly protein LapB — translation MHELLFLLLPVAAAYGWYMGRRSAQQDKQQEASRLSRDYVAGVNFLLSNQQDKAVDLFLDMLKEDSGTVEAHLTLGNLFRSRGEVDRAIRIHQSLMESASLNYDQRLLAIQQLGRDYMAAGLYDRAEDMFKQLTDETDFRISALQQLLLIHQATSDWHQAIDVAERLVKLGKDKQKGEIAHFYCELALQAMSSDDLDRAMSLLKKGEAADRQSARVSIMMGRILIEKGEYAKAIDHLQRVLDQDKELVSETLPMLETCYQRLNQPDAWAAFLQRCVDENTGAAAELYMSDILERQEGPESAQLYINRQLQRHPTMRVFHRLMDFHLHEAEDGRAKESLMVLRDMVGEQIRTKPRYRCQKCGFTAHALYWHCPSCRTWSSVKPIRGLDGQ, via the coding sequence ATGCATGAATTGCTGTTTCTGTTACTGCCCGTCGCCGCGGCTTACGGCTGGTATATGGGGCGACGCAGCGCGCAACAGGACAAGCAACAGGAAGCGAGTCGCCTGTCGCGGGATTACGTTGCAGGCGTTAACTTTCTGCTCTCCAACCAGCAGGATAAAGCGGTCGATCTCTTTCTCGATATGCTGAAAGAGGACAGCGGCACGGTGGAGGCGCACCTGACGCTGGGTAACCTGTTCCGCTCGCGAGGTGAGGTGGATCGCGCGATACGCATTCATCAGTCGCTGATGGAGAGCGCCTCGCTTAACTACGACCAGCGCCTGCTGGCGATACAGCAGCTGGGCCGCGACTATATGGCCGCCGGGCTGTACGATCGCGCCGAAGATATGTTCAAGCAGCTGACGGATGAGACCGATTTTCGCATCAGCGCGCTGCAGCAGCTGCTGCTGATCCATCAGGCGACCAGCGACTGGCATCAGGCGATCGACGTCGCCGAGCGCCTGGTGAAGCTGGGTAAAGATAAGCAGAAAGGGGAGATCGCTCACTTCTACTGCGAGCTGGCGCTGCAGGCGATGAGCAGCGACGATCTCGATCGCGCGATGAGCCTGCTGAAAAAGGGCGAGGCGGCCGATCGCCAGAGCGCGCGCGTCTCAATCATGATGGGACGCATCCTGATCGAAAAGGGCGAATACGCCAAAGCAATCGACCATCTGCAGCGCGTGCTGGATCAGGATAAAGAGCTGGTGAGCGAAACCCTGCCGATGCTGGAGACCTGCTATCAGCGATTAAATCAGCCCGACGCCTGGGCGGCGTTTCTGCAGCGCTGCGTGGACGAGAACACCGGCGCGGCGGCCGAGCTCTATATGTCCGATATCCTCGAGCGTCAGGAAGGGCCGGAATCGGCGCAGCTCTATATCAATCGCCAGCTGCAGCGTCATCCTACCATGCGCGTTTTCCATCGCCTGATGGACTTCCACCTGCACGAAGCGGAGGACGGGCGCGCAAAAGAGAGTCTGATGGTGCTGCGTGATATGGTGGGCGAGCAGATCCGCACCAAGCCGCGCTACCGCTGCCAGAAATGCGGTTTTACCGCTCATGCGCTCTACTGGCACTGTCCCTCCTGCCGCACCTGGTCCTCGGTGAAACCGATACGCGGACTCGACGGTCAGTAA
- the pyrF gene encoding orotidine-5'-phosphate decarboxylase, whose protein sequence is MPLSSTVTTSPILVALDYHDLNSALRFVDQIDPQSCRLKVGKEMFTLFGPALVKDLQQRGFEVFLDLKFHDIPNTTAHAVAAAADLGVWMVNVHASGGARMMNAAREALLPFGKDAPLLIAVTVLTSMDADDLRGLGITLSPAEQAERLAKLTRECGLDGVVCSAHEATRFKTAIGADFALVTPGIRPAGSDAGDQRRIMTPQQAQQAGVDYMVIGRPITQSADPAATLSAILTSLKESA, encoded by the coding sequence ATGCCTTTATCGTCAACCGTGACCACGTCGCCCATTCTGGTGGCGCTCGACTATCACGACCTCAACAGCGCATTGCGTTTTGTCGACCAGATTGATCCGCAGAGCTGTCGCTTAAAAGTCGGCAAAGAGATGTTTACCCTGTTTGGCCCCGCGCTGGTAAAAGATCTGCAGCAGCGCGGCTTCGAGGTCTTTCTGGACCTGAAATTCCACGATATTCCCAATACCACCGCCCATGCGGTTGCCGCAGCGGCGGATCTGGGCGTCTGGATGGTGAACGTACACGCCAGCGGCGGCGCGCGCATGATGAACGCCGCGCGCGAAGCGCTGCTGCCGTTCGGCAAGGATGCACCGCTACTGATTGCCGTCACGGTATTAACCAGCATGGACGCCGACGATCTGCGCGGCCTGGGCATTACCCTGTCGCCCGCCGAGCAGGCGGAGCGCCTGGCGAAGCTGACCCGCGAGTGCGGCCTCGACGGCGTGGTCTGCTCCGCGCACGAAGCCACGCGTTTTAAAACCGCTATCGGCGCCGATTTTGCGCTGGTCACGCCGGGCATCCGTCCGGCAGGCAGCGACGCCGGCGATCAGCGCCGCATTATGACGCCGCAGCAGGCGCAGCAGGCGGGTGTAGACTATATGGTGATCGGGCGTCCGATTACCCAGTCGGCCGATCCCGCCGCCACGCTGTCAGCTATTTTAACCTCGCTTAAGGAGTCCGCATGA
- the yciH gene encoding stress response translation initiation inhibitor YciH: MSRDNPLVYSTDAGRIAPPQEKVERPKGDGIVRIQRQTSGRKGKGVCLITGLDLDDEALNKLGAELKKKCGCGGSVKEGVIEIQGDKRDLLKQLLEAKGLKVKLAGG, encoded by the coding sequence ATGAGCCGCGACAATCCGCTGGTTTACTCAACCGACGCAGGCCGCATCGCGCCGCCGCAGGAGAAGGTCGAACGTCCAAAAGGGGACGGCATCGTGCGCATTCAGCGCCAGACCAGCGGCCGCAAAGGCAAAGGCGTCTGCCTGATTACCGGGCTCGATCTTGACGACGAGGCTCTGAATAAGCTGGGCGCGGAGCTGAAGAAAAAATGCGGCTGCGGCGGCTCGGTAAAAGAGGGCGTTATTGAGATTCAGGGCGACAAGCGCGATCTGCTTAAGCAGCTGCTGGAAGCCAAAGGCCTGAAGGTAAAACTGGCGGGCGGGTAA
- the osmB gene encoding osmotically-inducible lipoprotein OsmB encodes MTTNMKRITAAVLATTLVVALSGCSNWSKRDRNTAIGAGAGAIGGSVLTHGSALGTLGGAAVGGVIGHQID; translated from the coding sequence ATGACAACAAATATGAAACGTATTACCGCAGCTGTATTGGCTACCACTTTAGTTGTCGCGCTGAGCGGCTGTTCAAACTGGTCAAAACGCGATCGTAACACCGCTATCGGCGCCGGCGCCGGCGCAATCGGTGGTTCGGTGTTAACGCACGGCAGCGCGCTCGGCACCCTGGGCGGCGCGGCAGTCGGCGGTGTCATCGGCCATCAGATCGATTAA